In Drosophila yakuba strain Tai18E2 chromosome X, Prin_Dyak_Tai18E2_2.1, whole genome shotgun sequence, a single genomic region encodes these proteins:
- the LOC120320466 gene encoding uncharacterized protein LOC120320466 — MTDSAATSREYVRQISSTIPEFDGKKVNLNRFLTALRLTDLTKGDQEMLAVEVIKTKIIGPLSYKVENERTIIGIIGVLKASVKGEPPDVIKAKLLNTQQRGKTAAQYTTEIENLRRSLEAAYIDDGLDSNNADKFGTKEAITAMIKNCEHDKLKTILEAGNFSTINSVIEKYIHCCTEMTGNSNSVFFYNNRGYFRGNSYRGNYQNNYNYNNNYRGRGGNQIIIEVEVTQEVTKP, encoded by the exons ATGACTGACTCAGCCGCAACTTCAAGGGAATACGTGCGACAAATTTCGTCCACGATACCCGAGTTCGATGGCAAGAAAGTCAATTTAAACAGATTTTTGACGGCTCTCCGACTAACAGATCTCACGAAAGGAGATCAGGAGATGTTAGCCGTTGAAGTAATTAAGACGAAAATAATTGGCCCTTTGTCATACAAAGTTGAAAATGAAAG GACCATTATTGGAATCATAGGTGTATTAAAGGCATCAGTTAAAGGCGAACCGCCTGATGTCATTAAagcaaaattattaaatacacAACAACGTGGTAAAACTGCAGCGCAGTATAccacagaaattgaaaatctaCGTAGGTCGCTTGAGGCAGCTTACATAGATGACGGACTGGACTCAAACAACGCAGATAAGTTCGGAACGAAAGAAGCGATCACTGCGATGATAAAGAATTGCGAGCATGATAAGCTCAAGACAATTCTCGAAGCAGGTAACTTCAGCACTATAAATAGTGTAATAGAGAAGTACATACACTGCTGCACCGAAATGACCGGCAACTCGAACAGTGTTTTCTTCTATAACAATAGAGGATATTTTCGAGGAAATAGTTATCGTGGAAACTACCAAAATAACTATAACTATAATAACAACTATAGAGGCCGAGGTGGTAACCAAATTATAATAGAGGTGGAGGTTACTCAAGAGGTAACCAAACCATAA